In Nerophis ophidion isolate RoL-2023_Sa linkage group LG15, RoL_Noph_v1.0, whole genome shotgun sequence, the sequence ATACTAATAACAACACAGCTGgttgttttttctttcaaaaagctTTATTGCTTTGCATATTTGATATACATTGGATGGGTTTTGCATATCTGTGATTAGTGGATAGCCCTGCGGTGTGTTGATGAATGCAAAATATGTTTCAACTCAGCTTTTTTATTGGAACATTCAAAGAGAGAACAACTTTACATAAGTGGTCACTGGCTAGTTAAGTGAAGCTTACAGGAGGTCTTAGGTGGAGCTCACGGGCGCCCCCTGCTGCAAGCAAAGCCTGTGCGGGGATAAAGGCGCTCTCTTGTTTATGGGGTCCATAGATTTCTGTCATGAAGCAGAGAGGGTGTTTGTGTTGTCATGTCCATCCGCACGTTTGTGTGCGTGTTTATTTTTTGCGGTAGTCGCCCTGCTCAGGGAACTGGTCCCCGTAGCGTCTCAGTATGTCCTGGAGGGTGGGCATGACGTGGGACTGCGGCTGGAAGGACATGTGAGGCTCCTCCTGGCCGCTCTGGTAGGGCTCGGCCTCGTATGGGTCCTGCTCCGTCAGCCGCTCGCTCTCCACCGCCACCTCCGCCTGGCTGGGCTCGGGCTCGAGTTGGGGCCGGGCCTGCTCGGGTTCGAATCGACGCAGGCGACAATCGGGGTCGTACTCGGGGTCGCAGTGTGGGTTGGAGGGCTCCAGGACGCCGCTGCGGCTGCCGTCAGCGTTCAGGTGGGGCTCGTACGCCTCAGCGGGGAAGGGAATGCGGTGGTGAGCGTTTGGTTGAGGCTCACTAGGTTTTAAAGGGAAGCACTCGCGGTCGTAGCCGATGAAGCAATCGTAGCCCTCCTTGGTTTTTCCCGGGGGGCCCAGTGGGTGGCGCTCCTCCCGAATGGGCTCCTCGTAATTGGACTGAGAGAATGGATACTGGTGCCGGGTGGCGGGAGGACTGTGGCGGTGCATGGCGGTGGCGGCCTCTCTCATTGCAGAAAAGGGATCATTGGGGTTGGACTCGGGCGCCGCCTCCATGGGAGGGGAGTATGGGTCGTTAAGCTGAACGTGAGCCATTAAGCGGCGTAGCACTGCATACGGGTCATTGGCGGGCGGCGAAGCTGGGGCGTTGGCCTGGCGGTACATGGCGTAAGGGTCGCTAACACTGTTAGTGCTGGCATAAGCATCCCGATACATGGCATATGGATCATTGTAGTGCTCGGCAGCAGGGGCAGGGGCACGAAGGGCGGCGGCTTCATCGGGTTCCTCTTGTTGATACGACTCTGGGGGGCTGGCGAACTTGGTGGCGGTAAGGGGGTTGCAGCCATCCTCAAGGAGGGGGTTACAGGACCCTATGCCAGCAGGGGAAGGGATTTTGGAGGCCCGGGGAGCCTGGAGGGATAAAGACACTAAGATTAGAAACTTCTACAGATGAAATCAGAAACTCAggtgttagagatgcgcggataggcaaaaaatcatccgcaaccgcatcaccaaagtcgtcatccatccgccgtccacccgaaacggaaccgcccgccacccgcccgatgAAATACATCAGACGTCGGCCATCTtaaccactcacagagctatttaaacccgtttcacagagtaatgaagacaattggagccgctaacgttctcgcaaatatccaatggcgttcatcctgatgacaagaatatgggcgtgctgtaaagccattgcctttgacaccttcaacaacatgtacaaacctattgttagtccggcaacaagttgtgtgcagcttccgcaatcccacgtacaagattgaaaggcatactggttgatacagagtacactgatggtcgtgatataaacaactttaacacttaataatatgcgccacgctgggaagcaacaccaaacaagattgaagaacacatttcgggagaacatcctcacagtaaaagaacacaaacgcaacacaacaaatacccagaatcctttgtatacGTGACACTacttgaatatattttacacccccgcaaccccaactcCGCCTACCTTACCGacgcaggggggggggggctttgctgctagcggggtgtataaaatagtcgggatgatacaaaggattctgggtatctgttgtgttgcgtttatgttgtgttactgggaggatgctctcctgaaatgtgtttgtcaatcttgttttgtatggcttcacagcatggcgcatattactaagagtgttaaaattgtttatatcacaaccattagtgtactctgtgtcaccaagtatgccttgcagtcgtgtgcgtgttgctgcggaagccacacacaacatgttgatggactgacaaacagatcgtacatgctgtagaaggcgacaaagccaatggcttcatagcacgccctaatacttattatctgggtgactgcgggcagtcattctagagaatattagcgtctcctattgtcttcttctctttgtgacacgggtcttaaatggctctttgaatggtaaagcataccgatcccagaaccatgaatgtcaaatatttccggatggttcaaccgccacccgcccgaatctaattaaaatcaattttttcgttaTGTCACCCGCtcgacccgcggactccgcggatgagaccgcaaaccgcgcatctctagcaggTGTGTTGCACCAATCTCACCGCTTGGGAGGCAGAGTAGGCGCAGTACGGGTCCCTGAGTGGGTCACAGTTGGGGTACTTCATGTAGAGACCAGAGGGGGCCCTCGGTACAAGCTTGGGTATGCAGGTGGGGTCCTTCTGGGGGTCACAGCCGAGGTGGGCATAGGAGGGCGGGGCCCCGCCAGACGGTGAATAACCATAGGCGGCTCTCAAGTGGTACTGCAAACACTCGACGTCTTCGGCGCCACAGATACGCAGCAGCTCAGCCTTCTGCTCCTGAAAAGTGGAAAACGTATTTCTAGCGGGATTCTACCACTGAGTAGCATAGTGAAAAGCTTCTACCTTAGTAAGGAAAGAAATTGATGACGGTGCGAAGTAGTGGTAACCCGACTGCGGCTCTTTGGCCAGGGCAGAACGCACATAGAGAGGGCTGGGGGTCTTGACGGGGGCAGGCGCAGGGGGGGAGGCAGGCAGCACCAGCGGCAAATACGGACTCTTGCCCGAGACCAAGGCAGCGTACAGGCAGTGTGCGTCCTTGGTGGGGTCACAGGTTTTGACCGGCGCAGGCTTCGGGGGCTCTGGCTTGGGCCTGCTGGTGTACGACGCCACACAGTTGGGGTCGTCCGAGTCGGCGCAGGACTTGTAGATATCCCCCAGGTGACTCAGGTAAGCCTTGTAGGAGCGACGACTCTCTGCGCGGTTCTTGTTCTGGAGGTACGCCAGGTAGATGCGGTCCATCTCCTGAATCTAAAAAGGGGCGAGTCTGAGATgacttgagaaaaaaaaaatagtcctgGAGGTTAACTCACCGCCTCCTGGTTACCGTTGTCCGTGAAGTACTTGTACCAGCCCCAGAAGTCCGAGTGCTGCTTGTACCAGCTGATGTTCCTGCGGTTACGGATTAGCCTCCTGTGGGATGCTGCCGACACCGCCTTCTCCTGGATGCTCTCCCCCGCTGAGGGTGAGAAGGAAGTCACAGATAATCCCCAAAGCTTTCGAGCACCGGAATGGTGACTTTTAAAAAGTTTTGCATGCAAAAACTTATTTAGTCATGCAGAACAAGCGTTGTGTTTACCATCACGCTTGGCTTTGCTGGCGACCGGCCCGGCGGACACGTCGGCTGCAAAAAAAACCGAAGAATACAACAGCAGATGTGAACGGAAGCAGATTGCGTTGACTTTTGCTCACACCGACTACGATGATGAAGAACGACATTAATGCACAAACGCTTACAGGCGCAAATTCTTCAATAAAAAGGACAGCGGTTGTTCTCCTTCGCCCGGGGGCCCGCTGACTAAGGCTCTTTGTAGATTTTATAGGTGGGCCTGTAACACTGTGGACCCCCTGCTGGTTTCTGAAAGCGACGTGTGAGGGAACAGTGGATTCAGCTTTTCTGCACGCTGCTTTCATCTCTCCAGGGAAAAGGTGTTAATGCCTTGCAGAAGGAGAGGAGGAGGATGGAGGGCTTCAAAAGTGCCTAAAGTAAAAACATCATTCTTTCTGTTGATCAAAAAAAAGCTCATTCAGGAAGCGATGGTGATGTCATGCCATGGAAGGGGAATGTTTCTTTTTAAATGAGCTTTAAAAAAAAGGGTCTGGCACATCTGGAAACGGGAGCAgcttgaggaggaggaggaggtgatgCCGACAGGtagtcattttaatttttttttacatgagcatgaaagagaaaaaaaactccTCCTCCTTCCTTCTGTTTTGAAAGCGGGAAGTAAGTATTTAAAACTTGTAAATCTGACAGTCACCTCCTACCTGAGCTGATCTGGACCAGGTGGTGCAGGTTTACTTATGATCGTCGTGATGAATCAACATGATGAGGGACTGTCAGCAATAACACAAGTCTCACTCAGGagtgtgtgggtttttttttttggccaggatggaaaaatatttttaaattagaaaaaaactaaaataaaaaaaaggaaaaaaagacttaTATGAAAGCTTTTTTGTGATTATTTGGCAAAGAtgtaaacatattttaaaattgtgaaaaaaagaaatgaaaacttttttttgataACTTggccagaatttaaaaaaaaaattgactcattattttcattttttggacTTTAATGAAAGCCTTTTTTAATTAATTGGccacaattttaaaatgttttagattttttggggggacatCATCGTGATGATAAATAAACACAATGAATAGATGACGAATTGTCAGCAATACTCCACTACTCACTCCaggattgtgtgtgtttgttggtgATTGTTTGGCCAgaatgtaaacatccatccatccatccatccatccatccattttctaccgcttattccctttcggggtcgcggggggcgctggcgcctatctcagctacaatcgggcggaaagcggggtacaccctggacaagtcgccacctcatcgcagagaatGTAAACATGTTTTGGAAATGTATTTTTATAGACATTTATGAAAGCTTTTTCTGTGATTGTGGCCTAAAATGCCTGTGGCACTAGTTTTAACGCTTATTCTTTCTAATGAACATTACATCTCCTTGTGATTTTATGATTTTTCaatcagtgttttgtttttagtaaCCCTGACCCCAAAAAACACATAATTTTAAAAAGTCTAAcaaactatgattttttttttctcttgaaaTGAAACGTTTTTCAACAGCTAACAGTAATTTACTGgatattgcaagccttttttgAGCTGTCAGAATTTCTGGAAGTTTGTCTGGAAGTTCTTTGCAAAAATTGCAATGAAAagcgcattgttttttttttcttttggcgGGAAAAAAAGTAAAGTTGCAGTAAAAAATGTTGTGATTTTCCCCTCTGAAATTATAAAAGAAACATTTGCTAAAGAAAAAGTAATTAATGAAGAAATATAAACAAAAAGGGTAACAAAAACATGTGACCAACATGGcacaaatatttacaaaataggCTTCAAACCATACAAACAATCTTAAAAAGACATAGAAGGACACATTGTATAACTGCTGTACACCGACTACTCTAAAGCATATCCAAGCTTCATTTTTAGCATTATCCTCTGATGAGGTGGTTGAAGGGTGTACTCACTTTTATGAaattttctattattattttcaatttattttttcttcttaaaGTGTATTCACCTTCATATCTTATCCAACCGTGTGCTCCGTCTGAATACAACGAAATATGAAGGAAAAACTTTAATGTAATATGCTGTAATTGTACAGCATTGTGATATGTCATCCAAcaatgctcggttggtagagtggccgtgccagcaacttgagcgttgcaggttcaatccccgcttctgccatcctagttactgccgttgtgtccttgggcaagacactttacccacctgcccccagtgccacccacactggtttaaatgttacttagatattgggtttcactatgtgaagtgctttgagtcactagagaaaaagcgctatataaatataattcacttcacttcacctctgTTTTTGATAATTCAATCCAGAAAGTcagacaaaaagttttttttttttaaatcgctaTTTTCCCCATAAAAAATAACAACCTAAAATTTTACCTGAATATAAACACCAAACACAATTAAAGTGAACaattctatttttaaattgacaaAACAGTGTAGGATACATATAATTAAGTAATGAagtatcccatccatccattttctaccgcttattccctttcggagtcgcggggggcgctggcgcctgtctcagctacaatcgggcggaaggcggggtacaccctggacaagtcgccacctcatcgcagggccaacacagatggacagacaacattcaca encodes:
- the and1 gene encoding actinodin1, with the protein product MAGARRTGVTALLAATLMLMLLPADVSAGPVASKAKRDAGESIQEKAVSAASHRRLIRNRRNISWYKQHSDFWGWYKYFTDNGNQEAIQEMDRIYLAYLQNKNRAESRRSYKAYLSHLGDIYKSCADSDDPNCVASYTSRPKPEPPKPAPVKTCDPTKDAHCLYAALVSGKSPYLPLVLPASPPAPAPVKTPSPLYVRSALAKEPQSGYHYFAPSSISFLTKEQKAELLRICGAEDVECLQYHLRAAYGYSPSGGAPPSYAHLGCDPQKDPTCIPKLVPRAPSGLYMKYPNCDPLRDPYCAYSASQAAPRASKIPSPAGIGSCNPLLEDGCNPLTATKFASPPESYQQEEPDEAAALRAPAPAAEHYNDPYAMYRDAYASTNSVSDPYAMYRQANAPASPPANDPYAVLRRLMAHVQLNDPYSPPMEAAPESNPNDPFSAMREAATAMHRHSPPATRHQYPFSQSNYEEPIREERHPLGPPGKTKEGYDCFIGYDRECFPLKPSEPQPNAHHRIPFPAEAYEPHLNADGSRSGVLEPSNPHCDPEYDPDCRLRRFEPEQARPQLEPEPSQAEVAVESERLTEQDPYEAEPYQSGQEEPHMSFQPQSHVMPTLQDILRRYGDQFPEQGDYRKK